In Gemmatimonadaceae bacterium, one DNA window encodes the following:
- a CDS encoding YtxH domain-containing protein, with protein MSRYEFEDEPYVVIEKTESGIGTFLLGALAGAAVALLFAPRTGVDTRAELTRAARRAQESARDMVDDVAESLGETLESARTAVERQVESARGAVEVKRSQVTQAIDAGREAARQAREDLEQRIADTKSQSARARSGSSNRA; from the coding sequence ATGTCACGGTATGAATTCGAAGACGAGCCGTACGTAGTGATCGAGAAGACCGAGTCCGGGATCGGCACGTTCCTGCTCGGCGCGCTCGCCGGCGCCGCGGTGGCGCTGCTGTTCGCGCCCAGGACCGGCGTGGACACGCGGGCCGAGCTGACGCGGGCCGCCCGCCGCGCGCAGGAGAGCGCGCGCGACATGGTGGACGACGTCGCGGAATCGCTCGGCGAGACGCTCGAGAGCGCGCGCACCGCCGTCGAGCGGCAGGTAGAGTCCGCGCGCGGCGCCGTCGAGGTGAAGCGCTCGCAGGTGACGCAGGCGATCGACGCGGGGAGGGAGGCCGCGCGCCAGGCGCGTGAGGATCTCGAGCAGCGCATCGCGGACACCAAGTCGCAGAGCGCGCGGGCGAGGAGCGGATCGAGCAACCGGGCGTAG
- a CDS encoding sigma-54 dependent transcriptional regulator, translated as MATKKPRILIADDERSITDGLSAILTDEGYDVAVAADGQQAFQKLQADGFGVVLADLMMPKLDGLALMKQLQESGIPTECIIITGQASVASAVQAMREGAYDYIEKPLNAEKLNRLKALIPKALEKYSVQEQNRELTSQLQGLTHFGELTGKSEEMRAVYQVIHAVAPSTANVLILGESGTGKELVARALHTKSERAKGPFLALSCAALPKDILENELFGHEKGAFTGSTNEKAGAFEMADGGTLFLDEVAEMPTDIQVKILRALETRTIRRLGGKKEIEVDIRILAATNRDLQKALDEGDLRDDLYYRLAVVELFLPPLRERMGDIKLLADEFLLRFAQQNGKKIKGFSDEAWDWIVSYNWPGNVRELKNAVERAVIMARGDIVSATDIMPRHLRVSSESSMVSLPAGATVADARRQLVLRTFASTGGDHLRTAKIVGLPPEEVRSELGAMLAGGNGADQSRAAAGVNSETSAAAGRSGKSQAKPKAKAKSTKRR; from the coding sequence TTGGCCACGAAAAAGCCGCGCATTCTGATCGCCGACGACGAGCGATCGATCACCGATGGTCTCAGCGCCATCCTGACCGACGAGGGCTACGACGTGGCCGTCGCGGCCGATGGCCAGCAGGCGTTCCAGAAGCTCCAGGCCGACGGGTTCGGCGTAGTCCTGGCCGACCTGATGATGCCCAAGCTGGACGGTCTCGCGCTGATGAAGCAGCTCCAGGAGAGCGGCATTCCGACGGAGTGCATCATCATCACCGGCCAGGCGTCGGTCGCTTCGGCGGTGCAGGCCATGCGCGAGGGCGCATACGACTACATCGAGAAGCCGCTGAACGCGGAGAAGCTGAACCGGCTCAAGGCGCTCATCCCCAAGGCGCTCGAGAAGTACTCGGTGCAGGAGCAGAACCGCGAGCTGACCTCGCAGCTGCAGGGACTCACGCATTTCGGCGAGCTCACCGGGAAGTCGGAGGAGATGCGCGCCGTGTACCAGGTGATACACGCCGTGGCGCCGTCGACCGCGAACGTGCTGATCCTCGGCGAATCGGGCACCGGCAAGGAGCTGGTGGCGCGGGCGCTGCACACGAAGAGCGAGCGGGCGAAGGGCCCGTTCCTGGCGCTGAGTTGCGCCGCGCTGCCGAAGGACATCCTCGAGAACGAGCTGTTCGGCCACGAGAAGGGCGCGTTCACCGGCTCCACGAACGAGAAGGCGGGCGCGTTTGAGATGGCGGACGGCGGCACGCTCTTTCTCGACGAAGTGGCGGAGATGCCGACCGACATCCAGGTCAAGATTCTGCGCGCGCTCGAGACGCGCACGATCCGGCGGCTCGGCGGCAAGAAGGAGATCGAGGTCGACATCCGCATTCTCGCCGCGACCAACCGCGACCTGCAGAAGGCCCTGGACGAGGGTGACCTACGCGACGACCTGTACTACCGGCTCGCCGTCGTGGAGCTGTTTCTCCCGCCGCTACGCGAGCGGATGGGCGACATCAAGCTGCTGGCGGACGAGTTCCTGCTGCGGTTCGCGCAGCAGAACGGGAAGAAGATCAAGGGCTTCTCGGACGAGGCGTGGGACTGGATCGTGTCGTACAACTGGCCGGGCAACGTCCGCGAGCTCAAGAACGCGGTGGAGCGGGCCGTGATCATGGCGCGCGGCGACATCGTCTCGGCGACGGACATCATGCCGCGGCATCTGCGGGTCTCGTCGGAATCGTCCATGGTCTCGCTGCCGGCCGGTGCCACGGTGGCGGACGCGCGGCGGCAGCTGGTGCTGCGCACGTTCGCGTCCACCGGCGGCGATCACCTGCGCACGGCGAAGATCGTTGGACTGCCCCCCGAGGAAGTGCGCTCCGAGCTCGGGGCCATGCTCGCCGGCGGGAACGGCGCCGACCAGTCGCGTGCCGCGGCCGGCGTGAACAGTGAGACCTCCGCTGCCGCGGGCAGAAGTGGAAAGAGTCAGGCGAAGCCCAAGGCAAAAGCGAAATCCACGAAGCGACGTTAG
- a CDS encoding YbaB/EbfC family nucleoid-associated protein, protein MADFMKIMQQAQQMQGKLQQIQEELALRTVSASSGGGMVTVDADGKGQITRVKIDPSIVDAKEVEMLEDLITVAVSEAQTKAAEMAKEEMGKLAGGLNLPFGFPG, encoded by the coding sequence ATGGCGGATTTCATGAAGATCATGCAGCAGGCCCAGCAGATGCAGGGCAAGCTGCAGCAGATCCAGGAGGAGCTGGCTCTGCGGACCGTGTCCGCGAGCTCGGGCGGAGGCATGGTTACCGTCGACGCCGACGGCAAAGGCCAGATCACCCGCGTCAAGATCGATCCCTCCATCGTCGACGCCAAAGAGGTCGAGATGCTCGAGGATCTCATCACCGTCGCGGTAAGCGAGGCCCAGACCAAGGCCGCGGAGATGGCCAAGGAAGAGATGGGCAAGCTTGCGGGCGGGCTCAACCTGCCGTTCGGCTTCCCGGGCTGA
- a CDS encoding glucose-6-phosphate isomerase has product MALTIDYTNMMATAVTGGISASEWAASAAAFEAAHARFRELAASGVVGFVDVATDEKLLGQSLAFAESARGKFDDVVVLGIGGSALGTIALRTALLKPGWNALGAAERGGRPRLHVLDNVDPVTIAALLDRLDLARTLWIVISKSGGTAETMSQFLIVHARYGAAGLAPAGNFAFVTDPEQGALRPLARTLGVHALDIPPNVGGRFSVMTPVGILPAALAGIDVRALLAGAADMARRCETADLRRNPAGVYAVLQWLSDTAHGKAINVFMPYSDQLRDLADWFVQLWAESLGKARRDGSFVGQTPLAALGATDQHSQVQLFMEGPENKTVTFVGVRERDVDLAMSGAFPDVTGVAYLAGHSLAELMGVELRATAGALAKRGRRNLTIELERVDAWHLGGLMLLLELATAYGGQLYGVDAFDQPGVELGKQFAYAMLGRPGSEAAIKEWETLPKPDERWQV; this is encoded by the coding sequence ATGGCGCTCACGATCGACTACACCAACATGATGGCGACCGCCGTGACGGGCGGAATATCCGCGAGCGAGTGGGCGGCGTCGGCCGCCGCGTTCGAAGCGGCGCACGCGCGCTTTCGCGAGCTGGCGGCGAGCGGGGTGGTCGGGTTCGTGGACGTCGCCACCGACGAGAAGCTACTGGGGCAGTCGCTGGCGTTCGCCGAATCGGCCCGGGGCAAGTTCGACGACGTCGTGGTTCTCGGGATCGGGGGCTCCGCGCTCGGGACGATCGCGCTCCGGACGGCGCTGCTCAAGCCCGGCTGGAACGCGCTGGGGGCGGCGGAGCGGGGCGGGCGGCCTCGCCTGCACGTGCTCGACAACGTCGATCCGGTGACCATCGCGGCGCTGCTGGACCGGCTCGATCTCGCGCGGACGCTGTGGATCGTGATCTCGAAATCGGGCGGCACCGCGGAGACGATGTCGCAGTTCCTGATCGTGCACGCGCGGTACGGCGCGGCCGGCCTGGCGCCGGCCGGCAATTTCGCGTTCGTGACCGACCCGGAGCAGGGCGCGCTCCGGCCGCTGGCGCGGACGCTCGGCGTGCACGCGCTGGACATTCCACCGAACGTCGGCGGGCGCTTCAGCGTCATGACGCCGGTCGGCATCCTCCCCGCGGCGCTCGCGGGGATAGACGTGCGCGCGCTGCTCGCCGGAGCGGCCGACATGGCGCGCCGCTGCGAGACGGCGGATCTGCGCCGGAATCCGGCGGGAGTGTACGCCGTGTTGCAGTGGCTGAGCGACACGGCGCACGGCAAGGCGATCAACGTCTTCATGCCGTACTCTGACCAGCTGCGTGACCTGGCGGACTGGTTCGTGCAGCTCTGGGCGGAGAGTCTCGGCAAGGCGCGGCGCGACGGCTCGTTCGTCGGCCAGACGCCGCTCGCCGCGCTCGGCGCGACGGACCAGCACAGCCAGGTGCAGCTGTTCATGGAAGGTCCGGAGAACAAGACGGTGACGTTCGTCGGCGTGCGGGAGCGCGACGTGGATCTGGCTATGTCCGGCGCCTTCCCGGACGTGACCGGGGTGGCGTATCTCGCGGGCCACTCGCTGGCCGAGCTGATGGGCGTGGAGCTGCGGGCGACGGCGGGCGCTCTGGCCAAACGCGGGAGGCGGAACCTCACGATCGAGCTGGAGCGGGTGGACGCGTGGCACCTCGGCGGGCTGATGCTGCTGCTGGAGCTCGCCACCGCGTACGGAGGACAACTGTACGGGGTCGACGCCTTCGACCAGCCCGGCGTGGAGTTGGGCAAGCAGTTTGCTTACGCAATGCTCGGGCGGCCCGGCTCCGAGGCGGCGATCAAGGAGTGGGAAACGCTGCCGAAGCCGGATGAGAGATGGCAGGTTTAA
- a CDS encoding YihY/virulence factor BrkB family protein, with translation MSRRKRAFPLRLGWMLRDYSRRVWDNSAEDNIFFLAGGIAFNLLLAIVPFVLLLAGGLGYFLEHTPEVRAREIATLVATLLPMESTDASQPVVRLLMEILESRGTVQLVSAIGFVWFSTRLFGSVRSVLASIFDIESDRGIIAGKIFDIKVTIVATVLLVGYIVLSAYLALATTQGSTLLVELGLRRDVMGNVEYTIGRIIAFISIAILFFSLYKFLPKRKIRWQMALVAATFSSVMFELAKGVFGFMIVSFSAQTMYTGTVAAAVITVIWVYYGALIFILGGEVGQVFELRRVRKLQREVFED, from the coding sequence ATGTCGCGGAGGAAGCGTGCTTTCCCCCTCCGCCTCGGGTGGATGCTCCGCGATTACTCCAGGCGCGTGTGGGACAACAGCGCCGAGGACAACATCTTCTTCCTCGCCGGCGGGATCGCCTTCAACCTGCTGCTGGCGATCGTCCCCTTCGTCCTGCTGCTCGCCGGCGGGCTCGGCTACTTCCTCGAGCACACGCCGGAGGTGCGCGCCCGCGAGATCGCCACGCTCGTGGCGACCTTGCTCCCGATGGAATCCACCGACGCGAGCCAGCCCGTCGTCCGGCTGCTGATGGAGATTCTCGAGAGTCGCGGCACGGTTCAGCTCGTGAGCGCGATCGGCTTCGTGTGGTTCTCCACCCGGCTGTTCGGCTCGGTGCGAAGCGTGCTCGCTTCGATCTTCGACATCGAGTCCGACCGCGGGATCATCGCCGGCAAGATCTTCGACATCAAGGTCACGATCGTCGCGACGGTCCTGCTGGTCGGTTACATAGTGCTCAGCGCGTACCTCGCGCTGGCCACCACGCAGGGGTCCACGCTGCTGGTGGAGCTGGGGCTGCGCCGCGACGTGATGGGTAACGTCGAGTATACGATTGGCCGGATCATCGCTTTTATCTCGATCGCGATTCTCTTCTTCTCGCTGTACAAATTCCTCCCGAAGCGGAAGATCCGCTGGCAGATGGCGCTGGTCGCGGCGACGTTCAGCAGCGTGATGTTCGAGCTCGCGAAGGGCGTGTTCGGATTCATGATCGTCTCGTTCTCGGCGCAGACCATGTACACGGGGACCGTCGCGGCCGCGGTGATCACGGTGATCTGGGTCTACTACGGAGCTTTGATCTTCATCCTGGGTGGCGAAGTGGGGCAGGTATTCGAGCTCAGGCGTGTGCGGAAGCTGCAACGGGAGGTTTTCGAGGACTGA
- a CDS encoding class II fructose-bisphosphate aldolase: protein MTQNVKQSGILGGAVEIVKGSVVVRDEKAIASERFDQLARAAVFGEGQARDDARWLIWEIGQQLGIRCSSIHELYIARGRGEVSGFTVPAMNVRGRVYDTARSIFRTAVKLDAGAFICEIARSEIAYTDQRPAEYVAVMLAAALREGFRGPLFIQGDHFQVNAKKFAVDPVTEVAAVKQLITEAVDAGFYNIDVDTSTLVDLSKPDLDAQQRVNYEQAVELTRYVREREPEGITISVGGEIGEVGTENSTEPELRAFMDGFNRLLRERAPGAQGLSKISVQSGTTHGGVVLADGSIADVKIDLDTLARLSKVAREEYGLSGAVQHGASTLPDGAFNNFPRTETAEIHLATNFQNMLYDQLPVELRQEVYAWLSANAKEERKPSDSDEQFFYKTRKKALGPFKRRLWDLSADTGQALARAYDEKFEFLFRQLGVAGTRGIVQRHVTMVERHRPAPHEGMPVIEAAPDDADLSD from the coding sequence ATGACTCAAAACGTGAAACAATCCGGGATTCTCGGCGGCGCGGTGGAGATCGTCAAAGGCTCCGTCGTCGTACGCGACGAAAAGGCGATTGCGTCCGAGCGCTTCGACCAGCTCGCGCGCGCGGCGGTCTTCGGCGAAGGGCAGGCGAGGGACGACGCGCGCTGGCTCATCTGGGAGATCGGGCAGCAGCTGGGCATACGCTGCTCGTCGATCCACGAGCTGTACATCGCCCGCGGACGGGGAGAGGTCTCCGGCTTCACCGTTCCCGCGATGAACGTGCGCGGGCGGGTGTACGACACAGCGCGGTCCATCTTCCGCACCGCGGTCAAGCTCGACGCGGGCGCGTTCATCTGCGAGATAGCCAGGTCGGAGATCGCGTACACCGATCAGCGGCCGGCGGAGTACGTGGCGGTGATGCTCGCCGCCGCGCTGCGCGAGGGATTCCGCGGGCCGCTGTTCATTCAGGGCGACCACTTCCAGGTGAACGCCAAGAAGTTCGCCGTGGACCCGGTGACCGAGGTCGCCGCGGTGAAGCAGCTCATCACCGAAGCGGTGGACGCCGGTTTCTACAACATCGACGTCGACACCTCGACGCTGGTGGATCTGTCCAAGCCGGATCTCGACGCGCAGCAGCGCGTCAACTACGAGCAGGCGGTGGAGCTCACGCGCTACGTGCGCGAGAGGGAGCCGGAGGGGATCACGATCTCCGTCGGCGGGGAGATCGGCGAGGTTGGCACGGAGAACAGCACGGAGCCGGAGCTGCGCGCGTTCATGGACGGCTTCAACCGGCTGCTGCGCGAGCGCGCGCCGGGAGCGCAGGGGTTGTCCAAGATCAGCGTGCAGTCGGGAACCACGCACGGCGGGGTGGTGCTGGCGGACGGCTCGATTGCCGACGTGAAGATCGATCTCGACACGCTCGCGCGGCTGTCGAAAGTCGCGCGCGAGGAGTACGGGCTCTCGGGCGCGGTGCAGCACGGAGCCTCGACGCTGCCCGACGGCGCGTTCAACAATTTCCCCAGGACCGAGACCGCGGAGATCCATCTCGCGACGAACTTCCAGAACATGCTGTACGACCAGCTCCCGGTGGAGCTGCGGCAGGAGGTCTACGCCTGGCTGTCGGCCAACGCGAAGGAAGAGCGCAAGCCGTCGGATTCCGACGAGCAGTTCTTCTACAAGACGCGGAAAAAGGCCCTGGGGCCGTTCAAGCGCAGACTGTGGGACCTCTCCGCGGACACCGGGCAGGCGCTCGCGCGGGCGTACGACGAGAAGTTCGAGTTTCTGTTCCGGCAGCTCGGCGTCGCGGGCACCCGGGGGATCGTGCAGCGTCACGTCACGATGGTCGAGCGCCATCGTCCGGCTCCGCACGAAGGGATGCCGGTCATCGAGGCGGCACCCGATGACGCCGACCTCAGTGACTAG
- a CDS encoding competence/damage-inducible protein A has protein sequence MRVELITIGDELLLGFTIDTNSAFLGGELAALGVEVARRATVGDDRDAIAAAVRDALARADGVITTGGLGPTSDDVTMGAVAAALGVELERNAAVVARLEEIWRSRGRSEPLPPANLSQAMLPRGARVLPNNHGTAPGVFVERADKRWVAVLPGVPREMREMFNGSVRDLVRAAAPGDSVVLSLAVRTTGVPESRLPALLGDYAEGVDGLSLAYLPGVEGVDLRLTARGLPAAEADEKLRGAARKLSTRLAPYAYAEGTTDLAEVVLAGCRSAGRRLAVAESCTGGMLGQRLTAIAGSSDVFAGGVIAYDNEVKIELLGVEREAIERHGAVSEEIVTAMASAARRRFGVDLGVGITGVAGPGGSSVEKPVGTVWIALATPDEMVAKQLRLLGDRDEVRRRAAQAALDLVRRYFAG, from the coding sequence ATGCGGGTAGAGCTGATCACCATCGGTGACGAGCTCCTGCTTGGCTTCACGATCGACACCAACTCCGCGTTTCTGGGCGGCGAGCTGGCAGCGCTGGGCGTGGAGGTAGCGCGACGCGCAACGGTCGGAGACGACCGCGACGCCATCGCCGCGGCGGTGCGGGACGCGCTGGCTCGCGCCGATGGCGTGATCACCACCGGCGGACTCGGTCCCACCAGCGACGACGTCACGATGGGCGCCGTGGCCGCCGCTCTCGGAGTCGAGCTCGAGCGCAATGCCGCCGTCGTCGCGCGGCTGGAGGAGATCTGGCGCTCCCGCGGAAGATCGGAGCCGTTGCCGCCCGCCAATCTCTCGCAGGCCATGCTGCCGCGCGGCGCGCGGGTGTTGCCGAACAATCACGGAACCGCGCCCGGCGTGTTCGTCGAGCGCGCCGACAAGCGTTGGGTCGCCGTGCTGCCGGGCGTGCCCCGCGAGATGCGCGAGATGTTCAACGGCAGCGTGCGCGATCTGGTCCGCGCGGCCGCGCCGGGCGACAGTGTGGTTTTATCGCTCGCCGTGCGGACGACCGGCGTTCCGGAATCGCGGCTGCCCGCGCTGCTCGGCGATTACGCGGAGGGCGTGGACGGCTTGTCGCTGGCGTACCTCCCGGGCGTCGAGGGCGTCGACCTCAGGCTCACGGCGCGCGGACTGCCCGCCGCCGAGGCTGACGAGAAGCTCCGCGGGGCGGCGCGGAAACTTTCCACGCGTCTCGCGCCGTATGCATACGCGGAGGGCACGACCGATCTCGCGGAGGTCGTGCTCGCGGGCTGCCGGAGCGCGGGGCGGCGGCTCGCCGTAGCGGAGAGCTGCACCGGCGGCATGCTCGGCCAGCGACTCACGGCGATCGCGGGATCCAGCGACGTGTTCGCGGGTGGTGTGATCGCCTACGACAACGAGGTCAAGATCGAGCTGCTCGGCGTGGAGCGGGAGGCGATCGAGCGGCATGGCGCGGTTAGTGAAGAGATCGTGACCGCGATGGCGTCGGCCGCGCGCCGCCGGTTCGGCGTCGATCTCGGGGTGGGGATCACGGGCGTCGCCGGGCCGGGCGGTAGCTCCGTGGAGAAGCCGGTCGGAACGGTGTGGATCGCGCTCGCCACGCCGGACGAAATGGTCGCGAAGCAGCTGCGACTGCTCGGGGATCGGGACGAAGTTCGCCGGCGCGCGGCGCAGGCCGCGCTCGACTTGGTACGACGTTATTTCGCTGGTTAA
- the recR gene encoding recombination mediator RecR, translated as MSVIDDLTTELARLPGIGRKTAQRLTYHLLKQPPDQSRKLASALTTLAEKVRRCDRCFNLTEDAICTICADARRDAAIICAVEEASDIGAIERAGEYRGTYHVLGGRLSPLDGIGPDDLTIPQLEQRVSGGVVREVIIATNPSMEGEATALYVQRRLAGYPLTVSRIARGLPVGGDLEYADGVTIAQALTARRAML; from the coding sequence ATGTCGGTCATCGACGATCTCACGACCGAGCTGGCCAGGCTGCCCGGCATAGGTCGGAAGACTGCGCAGCGACTGACGTACCACCTGCTCAAGCAGCCGCCCGACCAGAGCCGGAAGCTTGCGAGCGCGCTCACGACGCTGGCGGAGAAGGTTCGCCGGTGCGACCGCTGCTTCAATCTTACCGAAGACGCCATCTGCACCATCTGCGCGGACGCGCGCCGTGACGCCGCGATCATATGCGCCGTCGAGGAAGCCTCCGACATCGGCGCCATCGAGCGCGCCGGCGAGTATCGCGGAACGTACCACGTGCTCGGCGGGCGGCTCTCCCCGCTCGACGGCATCGGCCCCGACGACCTCACCATTCCGCAGCTGGAACAGCGCGTGTCGGGCGGCGTGGTGCGCGAAGTGATCATCGCCACCAACCCGAGCATGGAAGGCGAAGCCACGGCGCTGTACGTGCAGCGGCGGCTGGCCGGCTACCCGCTGACGGTGTCGCGCATAGCGCGCGGCCTGCCCGTGGGCGGCGACCTCGAGTACGCCGACGGCGTGACGATCGCGCAGGCGCTCACCGCGCGGCGGGCGATGCTGTGA
- a CDS encoding GTPase domain-containing protein: MSMINYASREINCKIVYYGPGLGGKTTNLEHVYGKVKPETRGKLISLATETERTLFFDFLPVDLGTIRGFKTRFHLYTVPGQVYYNASRKLILKNVDGIVFVADSQRERLEANQESMQNLYDNMAEYGYDITKMPFVVQYNKRDLPNISTVEEMQASLNPGWEVTDPGRQRVAPDPYHAGQNLVDQTPDGQWIERAPHFEGIAIRGDGVFETLKAVSKLVLKALA, translated from the coding sequence ATGTCGATGATCAACTACGCCTCGCGCGAGATCAACTGCAAGATCGTGTACTACGGTCCCGGACTCGGCGGCAAGACCACGAACCTCGAGCACGTGTACGGCAAGGTGAAGCCGGAGACGCGCGGGAAGCTGATCTCGCTCGCCACCGAGACCGAGCGCACGCTCTTCTTCGACTTCCTGCCGGTGGACCTCGGCACCATCCGCGGCTTCAAGACGCGCTTCCACCTGTACACCGTCCCCGGACAGGTCTACTACAACGCGAGCCGCAAGCTGATCCTCAAGAACGTGGACGGCATCGTGTTCGTCGCCGACTCGCAGCGGGAGCGCCTCGAGGCCAACCAGGAATCGATGCAGAACCTGTACGACAACATGGCCGAGTACGGCTACGACATCACCAAGATGCCGTTCGTCGTGCAGTACAACAAACGGGACCTGCCCAACATCTCGACCGTGGAGGAGATGCAGGCGTCGCTCAACCCGGGCTGGGAGGTCACCGATCCCGGCCGGCAGCGCGTCGCGCCGGATCCGTATCACGCGGGCCAGAACCTCGTGGACCAGACGCCCGACGGACAGTGGATCGAGCGCGCGCCGCACTTCGAGGGGATCGCCATCCGGGGCGACGGCGTGTTCGAGACCCTGAAGGCGGTCAGCAAGCTGGTCCTCAAGGCGCTGGCGTGA
- a CDS encoding CDP-alcohol phosphatidyltransferase family protein: protein MNLPNSLSAARIATAPFLLILPFIPSVAMRLTGFALYIGAAVTDYWDGRLARTRKLETDLGRMLDPLADKILLVATLVPIYLMMQPRYHWLARFLGVEADPRAYPFETFFGPVGLPWWILAAVLGRELFMTLFRAAAARRGVIISAIGPAKLKTGFQATWIGAAYFWLFAATLAAEAQWGGSVWHAFALFNGMVGLGSMTGAVILTMYSLALYMRRYSYVFARQTTTTR, encoded by the coding sequence ATGAACCTGCCGAACTCCCTGTCCGCCGCGCGCATCGCCACGGCGCCGTTCCTCCTCATACTCCCCTTCATCCCGTCCGTCGCGATGCGATTGACCGGCTTCGCGCTGTACATCGGCGCGGCGGTGACGGATTACTGGGACGGCAGGCTCGCGCGGACCCGCAAGCTCGAGACGGACCTGGGTCGCATGCTGGATCCGCTGGCCGACAAGATCCTGCTCGTCGCCACGCTGGTCCCGATCTACCTGATGATGCAGCCGCGCTACCACTGGCTGGCTCGCTTCCTCGGCGTCGAAGCGGATCCGCGCGCGTACCCCTTCGAGACTTTTTTCGGTCCCGTCGGACTGCCCTGGTGGATACTCGCGGCGGTGCTCGGGCGGGAGCTGTTCATGACGCTGTTCCGCGCGGCCGCCGCGCGCCGCGGCGTCATCATCTCGGCCATCGGACCGGCCAAGCTAAAAACCGGCTTTCAGGCGACGTGGATCGGCGCGGCTTACTTCTGGCTGTTCGCGGCGACGCTGGCGGCGGAAGCCCAGTGGGGCGGCTCTGTGTGGCACGCGTTCGCGCTGTTCAACGGCATGGTCGGGCTCGGCTCGATGACGGGCGCCGTCATTCTCACCATGTACTCGCTCGCGCTGTACATGCGCCGCTACTCCTACGTGTTCGCCCGGCAGACCACGACGACGCGGTGA
- the dnaX gene encoding DNA polymerase III subunit gamma/tau, whose amino-acid sequence MALALARKYRPRKFAEVAVQSHVSNTLRGAIARGRVAHGYLLCGPRGVGKTTLARVLAMALNCEARSPDGEPCGECLSCTRIWSGSSCLDVVEIDAASNRGVDDARELRERAMYAPSGDESYKVYIVDEAHMLTREAWNALLKILEEPPPRVVFVFATTEPQKIAQSAAPVLSRLQRFDLKRIGQGEISERLRHVLASEGIEGTPDAIAMIARAADGSMRDALSFADQVVATSDAGITADSVREALGLVAEDEYIAVLDLVAEKRAADVFPTVQRLADAGIDFGVFLAGLADVLRAQLAVALGGEAPGVAARTRDALAKHARTFAPGDLLRMLGALSEMEPRFRKSGQQQLLVEMLLVRFALIDRSVRIEELLDEIRGGGAPQAPPRGPAPRTNAAKSPAPRQATPAPAAPTIAVERSAAINPAVEAGFLEAAKGRMTNESVTQQRLASLRQKDPVLGATIDALDLELID is encoded by the coding sequence ATGGCTCTCGCACTCGCCCGCAAGTACCGCCCGCGAAAGTTCGCCGAAGTCGCCGTCCAGTCGCACGTGTCGAACACGCTGCGCGGCGCGATCGCGAGAGGCAGAGTGGCGCACGGCTACCTGTTGTGCGGCCCCCGCGGCGTGGGCAAGACGACCCTCGCCCGGGTGCTCGCGATGGCGCTCAACTGCGAGGCGCGCTCGCCCGACGGCGAGCCGTGCGGCGAATGTCTCTCCTGCACCAGGATCTGGAGCGGGTCGTCCTGCCTGGACGTGGTCGAGATCGACGCGGCGTCGAACCGCGGCGTGGACGACGCCCGCGAGCTGCGCGAGCGCGCGATGTACGCGCCGAGCGGGGATGAGAGCTACAAGGTGTACATCGTGGACGAGGCGCACATGCTCACCCGCGAGGCCTGGAACGCGCTACTCAAGATCCTCGAAGAGCCGCCGCCCCGCGTCGTGTTCGTGTTCGCCACTACCGAGCCGCAGAAGATCGCGCAGTCCGCCGCGCCCGTGCTGAGCCGGCTGCAGCGGTTCGATCTCAAGCGAATCGGCCAGGGCGAGATCTCCGAGCGCCTCCGCCACGTGCTGGCGAGCGAGGGAATCGAGGGCACTCCCGACGCGATCGCGATGATCGCGCGCGCCGCGGACGGCTCCATGCGCGACGCGCTCAGCTTCGCCGATCAGGTCGTCGCCACCAGCGACGCGGGAATCACGGCCGATTCCGTGCGCGAGGCGCTCGGCCTGGTGGCGGAAGACGAGTACATCGCGGTCCTCGACCTCGTCGCCGAGAAGCGCGCCGCGGACGTATTTCCGACGGTGCAGCGGCTGGCCGACGCCGGGATCGACTTCGGGGTCTTCCTCGCCGGGCTCGCCGACGTGCTCCGTGCGCAGCTGGCCGTCGCGCTCGGCGGTGAGGCGCCCGGCGTCGCCGCGCGCACCAGGGACGCGCTGGCGAAACACGCGCGCACGTTCGCGCCCGGCGATCTCCTGCGGATGCTCGGCGCGCTCAGCGAGATGGAGCCGCGCTTCAGGAAAAGCGGACAGCAGCAGCTCCTGGTGGAGATGCTGCTGGTGAGATTCGCGCTCATCGATCGGTCGGTGCGGATCGAGGAGCTGCTCGACGAGATTCGCGGCGGCGGCGCGCCGCAAGCGCCGCCGCGCGGACCGGCCCCGCGGACCAATGCGGCGAAGTCGCCGGCTCCGCGGCAGGCGACGCCCGCCCCTGCCGCGCCCACGATCGCGGTGGAACGGAGCGCCGCGATCAATCCCGCGGTGGAAGCCGGCTTTCTCGAGGCGGCGAAGGGACGCATGACCAACGAATCCGTAACACAGCAGCGGCTCGCCTCGCTGCGGCAGAAGGATCCGGTGCTCGGCGCGACCATCGACGCGCTCGACCTCGAGCTGATCGATTGA